A window of Gemmatimonas sp. genomic DNA:
GGCACGTAGCCCACCGTGCGTCGCGCCCCGTAGAAGTGCGACGTAAAGGTGAGTCCGTACACGCAACACGCGGAGCCCGACAGGATCGTCGCCGTGCGGCGCATGCGCAGTCCCACGCGCAGTGATCCGAACGCGGGGCACATGCTCTGCGGCTGATCGTGCGGTCCCTTCGGATAGTCGGCGGCGTAGCGGTCGAGCGTTTCGCTCTTTCCCGCCGCTTTCGCGGCCGCCAACATTTCGTCGGCACCGGCGTGACATCCGAGTCCGTCGGCCGCCGTTGCGGCGGTGTTGATCGCGTTGCCGTCGATCACGGGCAACGCGCGTGATGAAGGCTGATCGGCGTCGTTGGCCGTGGGCGTGCTGCCCGCGCCGTCGTAGACGACCTCGCGTAGCCCTTCACCGTTGTTGATGTTGCTGCTCATGTCGGTCTCGTGATCAAACGGTGTCGTACACGACTTCGAGCGACGGCTTGGTGACGTCTTCGCGACCAACGAGGTCGAACATTGTGGCTGGCTCGAGCACCACGTTGCCGCCGACCTGGCTTGCGGCAAAGAGGCCAAGCAGTTCGTCCTGCGTGAGCGGCTTCGGGCGGACGGGCGGTGCGTCGGCCACGGCCTGCGCGAGTTCACCGAACAAGGGGCCCCACTCACCACCGGGGAAGCCGATGATCTCGTAGTTCGCGCTCTTCTTGCGGATGTCGTCGTTGGCCGGAACCTTCGCCAGAATCGGGATGCCCGCTTTGGCCGCGAATGCTTCGGCTTCGCCGGTACCGTCGTCCTTGTTGATCAGGATACCGGCCACGCCCACATTGCCGCCGAGCTTGCGGAAGTATTCCACCGCCGAGCAGACGTTGTTGGCGACGTACAGCGACTGCAGATCGTTCGACCCGACCACGATCACCTTCTGACACATGTCGCGGGCGATCGGCAAGCCGAATCCGCCGCACACCACGTCGCCCAAGAAGTCGAGCAGCACGAAGTCGAAGCCCCATTCATGGAAGCCCAGCTTCTCGAGAATTTCGAATCCGTGGATGATACCGCGTCCGCCGCAGCCGCGGCCCACTTCGGGGCCGCCGAGCTCCATGGCGAACACGCCGTCGCGCTTGAAGCAGACGTCGCTGATGGAGACTTGCTGGCCGGCGAGCTTGAGGCGGGACGATACTTCGATGATCGTGGGGCAGGCGCGGCCACCGAAGAGCAACGAGGTCGTGTCGCTCTTGGGGTCACAGCCGATGAGCAGCACCTTCTTGCCCTGCTGCGCCATCATGTACGAGAGATTGGCCAGCGAGAAACTCTTGCCGATGCCGCCCTTGCCGTAGATCGCGATGATCTGCGTCTCCTTCGTGACCGGGCCGGTGTGCACCGCATCGGGGGCAGTAGCGGCTTCATCGCGCACACTCGAGTGCAGCTGATGCAGGGCGCCGTTGGCGGAGCTGGTACCGTCTTCACTCATGCAGCCGTTCTCCAGTCGAGGATCATCTTGACGCAGTGGGAATCGCCGAACGCGGTCGAGTAGGCGTCGGCGGCACGGGATACCGCTTCGCGATGCGTGATCAACCCGTCGAGCGCGAGCGCTCCCGAGTTCGCCAGCGCCGCAATGGTCTGCAGGTCGGACTCCTTCCACTGCGCCGCGATGCGAAAGCGTGCCTGTCGCATGAACGCCGGCGGAAAGGTGAAGCTCACGGGCTCACTGTAGAAGCCCGCCAGGCAGATCTCACCACCGGGGGCCAGGCGCGCCACCAGCGAGTCGATCAGGCCGTTGGCGCCGCTCACTTCACAGATCGTGCGATAGTCGCGGCGGGTGTCGGTATGCGGGTGGATGACGTCATAGCCACGCGCGCCATCCATGCGCACCGGGTTGATCTCCCACACCGTCGGCCGCTTGCCGCCGTACAGCACCACCAAGCGCGCGATGAGCCGACCCAATGCCCCATGGCCGACAATCAGCTCCGGCAACAGCTCCGGCACGTCGCGGGGCGACACGCCGGGAGCCGCTGCACAAAGGGCGTTGTGGGCCGTGGCGGCCAACGCAAACAAGGCGCCCCGTTCACCGAGCCGAGGGTCGAGCACCACCGTCTTGGTGCCGGGGACCACCACCAACGAGGCCTGTCCGCCAAAAAGCCCGAGCGCGTCGGTGAATCCGCGAGATCCCGCGATATAGACCAAGTCGCCGACCGATCGGCCCGATTCCGAGCCGGCGTCGAGAATCTCGCCGACGCCCTCATAGCCGGGCACGAGCGGATACCCGAGCCCCGGAAAGGGGGGCATAGTGCCGGTCCAGAGCATGCGCTCCGTGCCGGTGGAGATGCCAGACCAGCGCATCTGTACCAGCACGTCGGCGTCGGTGGCGGGCACGAGGGTCAGCTCGCGCACGGAGAGCTGTTGAGGCTGTTCGAAAACGACGGCGGTGGTCTTCACAAGTGTAACGTGTTGTTGACACCTGATACTGTCAACATTGGAAGAGTGACTTTATCGGGATTCGCGCGAAGGGCCCGGCGACCGCTTGGTCGCGTGCGGCGTCAGACTTCGGCCACGATCAGTCCCGTCTGGATCGGAAAGCGGGTGGAGACCTCGCGGCTGCGCCGGAAACCCGCCGCCTGCAGCATCTGATGCAGCTCGGACGCCCGTCGCGCGCGGCCTTTCCCCATCGCCATCAGATAGAAGGAGAAGTAGGCGTCGCCCACCGTCTCCGCGCCGCGGACACCGGCCATCGCTTCGGCGATCAGCAGCACGCCGCCACTGGGCAGCGCGGCCCGCACCCGCTTGAGCAGGCGCAGTACCGACTCGTCGTCGTGGTCGAGCAACACGCGCACGAGCGAAATCACGTCGGCGCCGGTGGGCAGGGCATCGGCGTGAAAGTTGCCGCCATGACAGTCCACTCGACCGGCGAAGCCGGCCTGACCGAGTCGCGTTTTCGCCCGTGCCGCGACCGCGGGGAGATCGAACAGCCGCAGCTGCAGGGTGGGGTGCTTCTGGCCCACCAGCGACAGGAACACGCCTTCGCCTCCGCCTACGTCGAGCAGGCACTGATGCTTCGAGAGGTCGTAGGCGTCGAGCACGTCGTGGGCAACGGGCGGGAGCGTATCGGCCATGATCTCCGAGTACGCCGCTACGCGGGCGTCGTCGATCTGCTGCGGTCGCGGGGCATCGGCATATGACCAGTAGCGCGAGAGCTCCGTGCGGAAATCGGCGCCCTGCCGCAGCAGCGCCACCGGGTCGCTGAGATCCTGATACGCCATCCGGTGGTGCCGAATGAGCGCCAACACGCCCGTGTTTCCGACGAGCGGGGCGCCGAGCGCACCGAGCGCGTAACGTCCGTGTCGCCGCTTCATGAGCAGGCGGAGGGACACCGCCGCATTCAAGAGCCGCTCCGTACTGGCCCGCGCCAGGTTCGTGTGCTCGGCAATCTCGTCCACCGTGCGCGCGCCTCCCGCCAGATAGGCAAACAGGTCGAGCTCCACGCAGGCCAGCAGGGTCTGGGTGTAGACGAAGCCGGACACAATGTCGAACAGCGCTCGGGACCGGCGCATAGTGACCGCTCGGGTGAGCGGGAATCGCGCGCTCCAGCGCTGGAACTTGTCGGTCGCGACGAGGGCGTTCCATCGATCGCGCACACGCTCATGCCACGCGATCGGCGGCGCGACCGCCGCGGGGCTCAGTCCGCTCGTGGACTGGGCGGTGCTTGGCGTTTTGGCGCGCTCGGTCGCCATGGCCGGTGCCTGCGGGGCCGTCAGGGCCTGTTCGGGAGGGTTCACGGGCCGACGTTAAGCAGCGGAAACGAGAGTGTCAAGAAAAGTGTACACATAGGGTGTAAAGCTCTTGCGACGCCGAGTCCCCGATCCTATCGTCGGGGACGGTGGATTGGCCCGGACGTGGCCGCACCACGAACCTTTTTGAGTCCGCATGCGACCGGTATTTCCGTTCAGCGCGATCGTTGGCCAGGACGAGATGAAGCTGGCGTTGTTGCTGGTGGCCGTCGACCCGACCATCGGTGGCGTCATGGTCTTTGGCGATCGCGGCACCGGCAAGTCGACGGCGGTCCGCGCCCTCGCCGGGCTGTTGCCCCCCATGAAGGTGGTGGCCGGCTGCCGCTACGGCTGTGACCCCCAGTCCAATGGGGCCCGATGCGACGAGTGTCAGGCCCGGGCGGTCGCTGGGGGCCACGTGAAGTCGGTGTTGGCACCGGTGCCGGTGGTGGATCTTCCGCTCGGGGCGACCGAGGATCGGGTCGTCGGTGCCCTCGACCTCGAGAAGGCCCTGACCACGGGTGAGAAGGCATTCGAGCCCGGCCTGTTGGCCCGCGCCCATCGCGGCTTTTTGTATGTCGACGAAGTGAACCTGCTGGAAGATCACTTGGTCGACCTCTTGCTCGACGCCGCCGCGACCGGCGAGAACGTCGTGGAGCGCGAGGGCGTGAGCATACGCCATCCGTCGCGCTTTGTGCTGGTGGGCAGCGGCAATCCAGAGGAGGGGGAGCTGCGACCGCAGCTGCTCGACCGTTTCGGACTCGCGGTCGATGTACGCACGCCGACGGTGATTGCCACGCGCATTGAGGTGATCAAGCGCCGCGATGCGTTCGATCGCGATCCCGTGGCGTTCATGACGCACTGGCACAAGGCCGACGCGAAAGTGCGTCGTCATCTCGAAAAGGCGCGCACGCGACTCGACGCGCTGGTCGTCTCCGACGCCGTGCTCGAGCGGGCGGCGACGCTCTGTTCGCAGCTGGGCACCGACGGTCTGCGCGGCGAGCTGACGCTGCTGCGCACGTCGCGCGCGATGGCAGCGTACGAGGGTGACGACGAAGTGACGCTCGCCCACCTGCGTCGGATCGCACCGATGGCGCTCCGTCATCGCCTGCGCCGGAACGTGCTCGACGACGCCGGGTCGACCACCCGTGTGGAGCGTGCCATCGCGGAACTGTGGGGCGATGTCGTCGCCAACCGTTGACCTGCCGCGCGGTGGTCCCGCGCTGACGGCGTTGTTGCTGGCGGTTGATGCGCGCGGACTCGGTGGCGCGATGCTCGATCATCCGCTGCACGAGCAGGCGCGCGCGTTTTCGTTGCTCGTGCAGCGCGCGCTCCCCGATGGCGCGCCGCTGCGTCGCGTGCCGTCGAGTGTGACGCCCGATCGCTTGTATGGGGGCGTGGATCTCGCCGCCACGCTCTCAACCGGCCGGCTCGTGTCGGAACGCGGCGTGCTGGCGGCGGCCGACGGCGGGGTGGTCGTGGTCCCGATGGCCGAACGCCTGTCGATCGCGGCGCGCACGGCGTTGTGCGAAGTGCTCGATCACGCCGAGGTGCAGGTCGCGCGCGACGGCATCGGTGAACAGCACGCGGCACGCGTCTGCGCCATCATCATGGACGAGTCGATCGACGACGAGTCGGTACACGACGCACTGCGTGAACGACTGGCCTTCATGGTGCGCATGAGCGGCTCGGCCGCCGAAGCGCTGCTTGATGACACCGACGAGCGCGCGGTGGCGTCGTGGGAACGTCAGGCGCGTGACGCGCGCCATCGGCTCATGTCGGTGAGTGTGGACGAATCGTGGATCGTGGCGATCTGTGAAACCGCCGACGCGTTCGGGATCGACTCGGTGCGGGCGCCACTCCTGGCACTGCGCTGTGCCCGCGCGCATGCGGCGTTGCACGGACGGCTCATGATTACCGAGGCCGATGCGGAAGTCGCGGCGGCGCTCGTGCTGGCGCCGCGCGCGACGCGACTGCCGCCGCCGCCCGAGGAGCCGGCCAACGACAACGCGCAGCCGGGTGAGCCGCCACCGTCGCCGCCGGCTTCGCCACCGGAGCCGCCTTCGGCGACCGATGGCGACGCGGCCGACGCGCCCGAGCCTCCGACGCCGCCCGACACGGAGTCGCCCGACACCGACGCCGACGAGTCGGAGCAGAACGACGATGCGCCGTCGCCGCCGTCAAGCAGCACCGACGTACTGCGGGAAGCGGTGACGTCAGCGCTCCCGCCGGGCATGCTCGCGCAACTCCTGGAGAAGGTGAACGGTGGCTCGATGCAAGGGCGCGTTGGCGCGGAGAAGCAGAACATGCTACGCGGCCGTCCACGCGGGTCGCGCAGTGGACTGCCCCGCGGTGGATCGCGCTTGCATTTGCTGGAGACGCTGCGCGCGGCCGCACCGTGGCAGCGCGCACGACTCCAGCAGACCGCATCGGATGCGCTCGTGTCGATGGCGCCGGCGACGAAGGCGCGACCGACAACGGTGCGACCGCGCGTGAACATCCGTCGCGAAGACTTCCGCATTCGTCGCTTTATCGAAAAGACCGGTACGACCGTGCTGTTCGTCGTCGACGCCTCGGGTTCGTCGGCAGTGAATCGGCTTGCCGAGGCAAAAGGTGCTGTCGAGATGCTGCTGGCCGAGAGCTACGCGCGTCGTGATCGGGTGAGCTTGATCGCCTTCAGAGGGCAGGGCACCGAGTTGCTGCTGCCCCCCACACGTGCCCTTGCTCGCGCCAAGAAAGTGTTAGCGGCGTTGCCCGGCGGTGGCGGCACGCCGCTGGCGCACGCCATCGAAGCCGCGCTCGAGCAAGCTCTGGCCGCCAAGCGCGGCGGAAGCGCGCCGCTGGTGGTGATGCTGACCGATGGTCGCGCGAACATTGCGCGAGATGGCACGCCGGGGCGTCCCGGTGCCGAACGTGATGCGTTGGCGGCCAGCGCGCGCTTCGCCCAACAGAACATTCCCGCGCTGTTCGTGGATACTTCATCGCGCGGTGAGCCGGTCGCGCGTCGCGTCGCCGACGCGATGCGGGCGCGGTATGTGCTGCTCCCAGCGGCGAATGCGAAGGCGCTCGGAGGCCTCGTGCGTACCGCGATGCAAATGGCCGAGGGATCCGACCGTGCATGAAACGCCGGTGGCACCGCGAACCCTGTGGCCTTGGCAGTCGCTGGTCCGCGTGCGACATCCGTCGATGTTGTACGACACCGACATCGCGACCCGTGAAACGTCGGTCCGCGTGGCGCTGCGCTCGCTTGTGGTCGTCGTGTTCTTTTGGTGGGCCGCGACCGGGCTGATTTTCGCGCTCGAACGGTCGACGGGCACGCGAGTGCTCGGTCTGGTGCTGGCGAGTGCGATGGCGGTGTGGGGGGCGTGGCTGCTGTATCTCGAACGTGATCGTGGAACGCCCTCGGGCGCACGGCGCAGCTTCCTTGGCGCGGCATTCCTGTGGACGTGGGTCCAGGTGGCTTTCTACGGGGGATGGTTGGTGGGACCGTCGTCATTGATGGTACCGATTCCCGCAGAGTCGCCGAGTTGGTCGTTGGCGGTGCGTTCCGTGCTGTCCATGTTTTGGTATCAGCTTGCCATGCTGGCCGTGCTCGCCATTACGGGATATCTCACGGCGCGCCGTGCGAATCGCGCGGGCTGGTGGGCGCTCGTGCTCTTCTGGGCAACGCACCAAGCAGCCAGTATCAATATTTTCTTCGGTGTCGAGAATCCCGGCCGCGGATTTTTCCCGGAGCCGCTCACCTATCTCGAGTCATACTTCGGCCCGCAGCGCAACAGTTGGCTGCTCCCGATCACGGTGGCGGTGCTGCTCGCCTTTACTCTGCGTACGATCATCCATGCGCTGCGCGACCCCTCGCCGCTGCGACGTCAGGGCATGATGCTACTGTCGGTCCTGGGCGTGCTTGGCGTGCTCGAACTCGCGGTGCTCGGCACACCGGTGTCGTTGCCGCTCTGGGAAGCGTTCCTCGCCGTGCGCGGGTACTGAGCGCACGGGCTACTCGTGGCGCAATGATTCGATGGGGTCCAGCCTTGCCGCACGGCGGGCTGGCACCAGACCGAAGATGATGCCGATGCCGACCGACACCACGACGGCAATCACCGTGAGCGACACGGGCACGGGCGCCGAGATGTCGAGCGCAAACGAGGCCACGCGACCGAGCGCGAGACCCACGATGATGCCGATCAGCCCGCCGATGCCCGTGAGCGTGCAGGCCTCGATGAGAAACTGGAGCAGAATGTCGTTGCGCGTGGCGCCCAGCGCTTTGCGCACGCCGATCTCCCGTGTGCGGCTGGTGACCGACACCGTCATGATCGCCATCACCCCGATGCCGCCCACCAGCAAGGCGACGCCCGACAGCACGATCATCACCAGAAAGAAAACACTCGTAATACCATTGAACGTATCAAGGATCTGGTCCTGCGTGACGAGGTCGAAGCTGTTCGTGCTGCCCGGTCGAAGGCCGCGCATCTCGCGAATCGCCATCACCGCCGCGCCCTGCGCATCCGCCACGCTTACACCGGCCCGTGGCTTGACCGGGATCCAGAGCGCGTTCGTCTTGTCGATCGGGTAGCTGCGCTCCATGAACTTGTACGGCACGACCGCGCCAACGGCCTGCCCGGGAGGCGCGAAGATATTGCCCGGCTCCTGCCAGAGACCGATCACCACGAGCGGACGTCCGCCCACTTGGACTTGCCGGCCCAGCATGCGCTCGCGGCCGAACAGACTTCGCGCCGTTTCGTCCTGCAGGACCACGACCGGCGCTCCCGAATTGAGCTCGTTGCGCGTGAACCATCGGCCTTCCACGAGTTCGCCGCCTTGAATGCGCGTAAACCCGTCATCGGCTCCGAAGATGGCCATCGACTGCGACCGCACGCCTTCCGATTCGATGCGCGCCAGCGTTTGTGCCCACAGTGATGCGTACGCGATCTCCGGCAGGCGGCGCAGCGCCTCTGCCTCGGTCTCCGAGAGATCAGGGCGAATGCGCACTTCCTTCGGCAGGTTATCCGGGTTGAGCGGCGTCTGCGAGAACTTCTTCATCACGTAGAACGTGGTGGGCCCCGCGACCTCGATCGTGGTGACGATCTGTGAGCGGATCCCTTCCACGATGGCGGCCATCGCCATGACGGTCGCCACGCCGATCACGACACCTAGAATGGTCAGCGACGAGCGCAGCTTGTTCACGCGGATCGCATCGAACGCCATGAGCACGTTCTCGCCGAACGCGCCGACTCTGAGGCCCATCGCTCAGGTCTCCGCGCGCATGGCGGTGATCGGATCGAGCTTGGCCGCGCGCGATGCGGGATACACGCCGAACAGCACCCCGACGCCCGCGCCCAGTGACAGCGCGAGTCCAACACTCCACAACGACACGCGGGCAGGCAGGGGAGAAAACGCCGCGATGGCGGCCGCCAGCCCCCATCCCGCGGCGACGCCCAGCAGGCCACCACAGATCGCCAGCGCGACCGCCTCGGCGAGGAACTGACGGCGCACGTCGGCGGCGGTCGCACCCACCGCTTTCCGCAGCCCGATCTCGTGCGTGCGTTCGGTGACGCCCATGAGCATGATGTTCATGATCACGATGCCGCCCACCAGAATCCCGATCGCGACCACGGCCGGGACGACGGCGAAGAGCACTTTGGTGAGCTGCTTCCAGAAATCGACCAGCGCGTCGGCGGTACCGACATCGAAGTTGTCACGATCGGATGGCCGCAACCGGCGCGCGAGTCGCATCGCCTCCTGCGCCCGCGCCATCGCCGGGCCGACTTCGGAGGCCTCGTGCATCTTGATCGAGATCGTCGTGTTCTGACGACGGCCGTAGATCGCTTCGAACGCCGAGATCGGCATCAGGGCAAAGCCGTCGAACGATTGGCCCAACACGCGGCCTTTGCGGGCCACCACGCCGACGATCGTATAACGCTGCCCCATCACGCGCACATCTTTGTCGATGGCGGAAGCGCCCTGAAAGAGTTTCTGTGCGACATCGGCACCGACCACGATCACGTTGCGCCGCTCACGCACATCGATGTCGCTGAGTGGCTGTCCTTCGGTGAAGCGATAGTCCTGGACCACCTGATAGCCGGCGGTGACGCCGAAGATCTGCACACTGCCGAGCGTGCGGTCTCGCCAGACGACATCGGCCTGCGGGGTGGGCCACCCGGACTGCAGCGAGATCGCGAGCGCGTCGGGGAGGGCGTCGCGAACGGCGTCCGCGTCGCGTTCGTCCACGCGCGGCCGTCGCTGCAACAGACGGAACTGGTCGTCGGTGAAGAGCCCCAGACTGATGGGCAGCCGACGGACTTGAAAGGTGTTCATGCCGATCATCGCATCGGCGATGTTCTCCTTCACATACGCGTTCATCCCCTGAATGATCGCCACCACCGCCACCAGAAAACCGACCGACACCACGATGCCCAACAGGGTGAACGCCGTTCTCAGGGGGTTCACGCGTAGCTGTAGGAGCGACAAGCGGATGACGTCGGAGAAGCGCATGGTGAGCGGCTACTCGTGCCGGAGCGCCTCCACGGGGTCCAGGCGCGACGCGCGCATGGCCGGGAGCATGCCGAAGGCGACACCGGTGACGGCGCTGGCGATCAATGCCGTGGCCACGATGCTGCCGGGAAGCGTGGCGGGAATCGACGTGTTCGAGCGAATGACCCACGCCAGCAGCGCGCCAAGCCCGAGGCCGACGAAGGCCCCGATGCTGGTCATGGTGGCGGCTTCGACGAGGAACTGCCAACGAATCGTGCCCGACGTAGCACCAAGCGCCTTGCGCACACCAATCTCACGGGTGCGCTCGGTGACCGAGATCATCATGATCGCGACGACGCCGACACCGCCGACCAACAACGCCACGGCCGACAGCGCCAACCCAACGGCGAAGATCGCGCCGAAGAGCTGATTGAACGTATCCATCAGGCGATCCTGCTCGACCAGGTAGAACGTCGCGCGATCGCCCGGTCGCAACCCGCGGCGCGCGCGCATGGATGCCAGTACCTCGTCCATCACTTCGCCCTGTGTCACGATCTTCGACGGACGCACCAACAGGCTGAGATTGTTACGCCATACATCGAGACTGCGCACCGCCGCTTGAATGGGAATGATTGCCCGCGGGGTGTCAGGACCCTTTCCCTCGAGCGACTTCAGGAAGCCAGCCTTCGGCGCGTAGATGCCAATCACGGTGAACTGTCGACCGTTGATCATGATCTGCTTGCCGATCGCTTCCGACTCGCCGAACAGCTGCGCCTTGAGGGTGTCGTTGACGAGCACCACCGGCTGACCGGCGTCGTACTCCATGCGCGTAAAGTTGCGTCCCGGAAAGATGTCGGAGGCATCCACCGACGGCCATTCCACGCTGTACGCGTCATAGCCCACGTTGTCCACGCGGCTATTCCGGTAGGCGAAGTTGCCTTGGCCGCCGAGCACCCCGATGACATTCTCGACGCCCGGAATGCGCTTGATCATCTCCCATTCGGCAAACGAAATCGGCGGGTTGCTCCGGTCCGGGCACTTCTCGTCGGTACCGTCGCACCCGCTGATGCCCGAACTCCGTCGTTGCACGATGAACGTGGTCGCGCCGATCTGTTCGAGGTCCTGCTGAAACGACGCACGAATGCCATTGACGACGGCGCCCATCGCAACCACCACGAAAACCCCGATGGCGACGCCGGCGATGGTCAGGGCAGCGCGCACCTTGTTCGAGCGGATGGACTCGAGCGCCATCCCGACGCCTTCGAAGACCAGTAAGAATCGATTCATGCGACTACTCCTGGCGTAGCGCCGTGATGGGATCCAGACGCGACGCCCGACTCGCGGGGTACAGCCCGGCCGCAATGCCAACACCCGCTCCCGTCACCAAGGCCGCGGCAATTGACCACGGGGCGACGGCAGCGGGCAGCGGCGTCAGCGCGGCGATAATCTCCGCCAGACCGATGCCCAATCCGATGCCGATCGCGGCACCGAGCGTACTCAGGGTGGCCGCCTCGACGAGGAACTGCGACATGATATCGGCCCGCTTGGCGCCGAGCGCCTTTCGCACGCCAATCTCACGCGTGCGCTCGGCGACGGCGACCAGCATGATGTTCATGATTACCATGGCGCCGACGACCAAGCTGATCGCCGGTAGCGCGGTACCGAAGAGCACCAACCGGCCTTTGAGTTGCTTGATGAAGCCAAACGCGGCGTCTTGTGTGATGAGTCCGAAATCGTCCGGCTCGCCCGCGCGGAGGCCGCGGAGTGAGCGGAGCGCACCGCGCGCCGCTTCCATGCCGTCGGGGAGATCGGCCTGCGCTGGGGCCTGCACGATGAGCGACGAGATGTCACGCGCCGGACGAATGATGCGCCCCATCGGCGAGGTGTACGGCGCGATGGCATTGCGGTCGAGTGAGAATCCAAACACCGAGCCCTGCTTCTCGATGACGCCGATCACGGTAAATGGCACGCCGGCCACGCGCAGCTGGCGCCCTTCCGGATTGAGTCCCGGAAAAAAGTGCTCCGCGACCTCCGTGCCGATCACGATCACACGCGCGCCGGCGCGAACTTCCTGATCGGTAAAGGCCCGGCCAACGGTCACCGGAAAGTTCTTGATGTCGAAATAGTTCGCGTCGGTCGCCACGGCCTGCACTTGTCGCGGGCGCGCACCTGGCGCGGATGCGTACTTGAACGTCTCGCTCGCGATGCTGGA
This region includes:
- a CDS encoding chlorophyllide a reductase iron protein subunit X, whose translation is MSEDGTSSANGALHQLHSSVRDEAATAPDAVHTGPVTKETQIIAIYGKGGIGKSFSLANLSYMMAQQGKKVLLIGCDPKSDTTSLLFGGRACPTIIEVSSRLKLAGQQVSISDVCFKRDGVFAMELGGPEVGRGCGGRGIIHGFEILEKLGFHEWGFDFVLLDFLGDVVCGGFGLPIARDMCQKVIVVGSNDLQSLYVANNVCSAVEYFRKLGGNVGVAGILINKDDGTGEAEAFAAKAGIPILAKVPANDDIRKKSANYEIIGFPGGEWGPLFGELAQAVADAPPVRPKPLTQDELLGLFAASQVGGNVVLEPATMFDLVGREDVTKPSLEVVYDTV
- the bchC gene encoding chlorophyll synthesis pathway protein BchC, which codes for MKTTAVVFEQPQQLSVRELTLVPATDADVLVQMRWSGISTGTERMLWTGTMPPFPGLGYPLVPGYEGVGEILDAGSESGRSVGDLVYIAGSRGFTDALGLFGGQASLVVVPGTKTVVLDPRLGERGALFALAATAHNALCAAAPGVSPRDVPELLPELIVGHGALGRLIARLVVLYGGKRPTVWEINPVRMDGARGYDVIHPHTDTRRDYRTICEVSGANGLIDSLVARLAPGGEICLAGFYSEPVSFTFPPAFMRQARFRIAAQWKESDLQTIAALANSGALALDGLITHREAVSRAADAYSTAFGDSHCVKMILDWRTAA
- a CDS encoding methyltransferase, translated to MNPPEQALTAPQAPAMATERAKTPSTAQSTSGLSPAAVAPPIAWHERVRDRWNALVATDKFQRWSARFPLTRAVTMRRSRALFDIVSGFVYTQTLLACVELDLFAYLAGGARTVDEIAEHTNLARASTERLLNAAVSLRLLMKRRHGRYALGALGAPLVGNTGVLALIRHHRMAYQDLSDPVALLRQGADFRTELSRYWSYADAPRPQQIDDARVAAYSEIMADTLPPVAHDVLDAYDLSKHQCLLDVGGGEGVFLSLVGQKHPTLQLRLFDLPAVAARAKTRLGQAGFAGRVDCHGGNFHADALPTGADVISLVRVLLDHDDESVLRLLKRVRAALPSGGVLLIAEAMAGVRGAETVGDAYFSFYLMAMGKGRARRASELHQMLQAAGFRRSREVSTRFPIQTGLIVAEV
- the bchI gene encoding magnesium chelatase ATPase subunit I, which produces MRPVFPFSAIVGQDEMKLALLLVAVDPTIGGVMVFGDRGTGKSTAVRALAGLLPPMKVVAGCRYGCDPQSNGARCDECQARAVAGGHVKSVLAPVPVVDLPLGATEDRVVGALDLEKALTTGEKAFEPGLLARAHRGFLYVDEVNLLEDHLVDLLLDAAATGENVVEREGVSIRHPSRFVLVGSGNPEEGELRPQLLDRFGLAVDVRTPTVIATRIEVIKRRDAFDRDPVAFMTHWHKADAKVRRHLEKARTRLDALVVSDAVLERAATLCSQLGTDGLRGELTLLRTSRAMAAYEGDDEVTLAHLRRIAPMALRHRLRRNVLDDAGSTTRVERAIAELWGDVVANR
- a CDS encoding magnesium chelatase subunit D — its product is MSSPTVDLPRGGPALTALLLAVDARGLGGAMLDHPLHEQARAFSLLVQRALPDGAPLRRVPSSVTPDRLYGGVDLAATLSTGRLVSERGVLAAADGGVVVVPMAERLSIAARTALCEVLDHAEVQVARDGIGEQHAARVCAIIMDESIDDESVHDALRERLAFMVRMSGSAAEALLDDTDERAVASWERQARDARHRLMSVSVDESWIVAICETADAFGIDSVRAPLLALRCARAHAALHGRLMITEADAEVAAALVLAPRATRLPPPPEEPANDNAQPGEPPPSPPASPPEPPSATDGDAADAPEPPTPPDTESPDTDADESEQNDDAPSPPSSSTDVLREAVTSALPPGMLAQLLEKVNGGSMQGRVGAEKQNMLRGRPRGSRSGLPRGGSRLHLLETLRAAAPWQRARLQQTASDALVSMAPATKARPTTVRPRVNIRREDFRIRRFIEKTGTTVLFVVDASGSSAVNRLAEAKGAVEMLLAESYARRDRVSLIAFRGQGTELLLPPTRALARAKKVLAALPGGGGTPLAHAIEAALEQALAAKRGGSAPLVVMLTDGRANIARDGTPGRPGAERDALAASARFAQQNIPALFVDTSSRGEPVARRVADAMRARYVLLPAANAKALGGLVRTAMQMAEGSDRA
- a CDS encoding DUF3623 family protein, whose amino-acid sequence is MHETPVAPRTLWPWQSLVRVRHPSMLYDTDIATRETSVRVALRSLVVVVFFWWAATGLIFALERSTGTRVLGLVLASAMAVWGAWLLYLERDRGTPSGARRSFLGAAFLWTWVQVAFYGGWLVGPSSLMVPIPAESPSWSLAVRSVLSMFWYQLAMLAVLAITGYLTARRANRAGWWALVLFWATHQAASINIFFGVENPGRGFFPEPLTYLESYFGPQRNSWLLPITVAVLLAFTLRTIIHALRDPSPLRRQGMMLLSVLGVLGVLELAVLGTPVSLPLWEAFLAVRGY
- a CDS encoding ABC transporter permease; the protein is MGLRVGAFGENVLMAFDAIRVNKLRSSLTILGVVIGVATVMAMAAIVEGIRSQIVTTIEVAGPTTFYVMKKFSQTPLNPDNLPKEVRIRPDLSETEAEALRRLPEIAYASLWAQTLARIESEGVRSQSMAIFGADDGFTRIQGGELVEGRWFTRNELNSGAPVVVLQDETARSLFGRERMLGRQVQVGGRPLVVIGLWQEPGNIFAPPGQAVGAVVPYKFMERSYPIDKTNALWIPVKPRAGVSVADAQGAAVMAIREMRGLRPGSTNSFDLVTQDQILDTFNGITSVFFLVMIVLSGVALLVGGIGVMAIMTVSVTSRTREIGVRKALGATRNDILLQFLIEACTLTGIGGLIGIIVGLALGRVASFALDISAPVPVSLTVIAVVVSVGIGIIFGLVPARRAARLDPIESLRHE
- a CDS encoding ABC transporter permease, whose protein sequence is MRFSDVIRLSLLQLRVNPLRTAFTLLGIVVSVGFLVAVVAIIQGMNAYVKENIADAMIGMNTFQVRRLPISLGLFTDDQFRLLQRRPRVDERDADAVRDALPDALAISLQSGWPTPQADVVWRDRTLGSVQIFGVTAGYQVVQDYRFTEGQPLSDIDVRERRNVIVVGADVAQKLFQGASAIDKDVRVMGQRYTIVGVVARKGRVLGQSFDGFALMPISAFEAIYGRRQNTTISIKMHEASEVGPAMARAQEAMRLARRLRPSDRDNFDVGTADALVDFWKQLTKVLFAVVPAVVAIGILVGGIVIMNIMLMGVTERTHEIGLRKAVGATAADVRRQFLAEAVALAICGGLLGVAAGWGLAAAIAAFSPLPARVSLWSVGLALSLGAGVGVLFGVYPASRAAKLDPITAMRAET